A genomic region of Neisseria cinerea contains the following coding sequences:
- a CDS encoding RelA/SpoT family protein, producing MPVPQPTAPYDHLTAEARTLLFRTASYLKPEEQVELEKAVAYAFHAHDGQTRKSGEPYITHPIAVATQLAVWHMDVQGLCAGVMHDVLEDTGVTKEEMAARFGNTIAEMVDGLSKLEKLKFEDHAEHQAESFRKLILAMTKDVRVIVVKLADRLHNMRTLGSMRPDKRRRIAKETLEIYAQIANRIGLNNAYQELQDLSFQNLHPNRYETMKKAMDKSRKNRQDIVGKILRAFSQRLVGANIEAKIKGREKNLYGIYRKMLEKKLHFSEVMDIYGFRVIVNSIPACYAALGALHNLYQPKPGRFKDYIAIPKSNGYQSLHTTLVGPYGLPVEVQIRTREMDAVAEGGIAGHWSYKSDSKTVDQAVLHTNRWLKNILDLQASSANAIEFLEHVKVDLFPNEIYILTPKGKILTLPKGATPIDFAYAVHTDIGHKTVAARINNIMMPLRTKLKTGDSVEIITSEHAKPNPAWLNFAVSGRARSAIRQYIKNLNRHDAIVLGEGLLQKALSSLLPKDILLSDGIKERYLEDLNDKQTSFEEVLYNVGMGHTLPVYVAMHIAELAGKHFGSEVRLSSIKVDGQESGHIHFAECCHPVPGDSIRLLLVKGKGMIIHRDTCPTLLKSDPEQQLDADWENMNGQNYRIGLHVQSEDSHGLLALMAQAISDSGADIESVETPSKSQSGTEGFVEFKFLLKVKNLNQLNQIIQNLHSIPYIRKVIRS from the coding sequence ATGCCTGTCCCACAACCCACCGCACCTTACGACCATTTAACTGCCGAAGCACGCACTCTGCTTTTCCGTACCGCTTCCTATCTCAAGCCTGAAGAACAGGTTGAGCTCGAGAAGGCCGTTGCCTATGCATTTCACGCTCATGACGGACAAACCCGGAAAAGTGGCGAACCATACATTACGCATCCGATTGCCGTTGCGACACAGCTTGCCGTTTGGCATATGGACGTACAGGGTCTCTGTGCGGGTGTAATGCACGATGTGCTGGAAGATACAGGCGTTACGAAAGAGGAGATGGCCGCAAGATTCGGCAATACGATTGCCGAGATGGTGGACGGTCTGTCCAAGCTTGAAAAACTCAAATTTGAAGATCATGCAGAGCATCAGGCGGAGAGTTTCCGCAAACTGATTTTGGCAATGACCAAAGATGTACGCGTGATTGTCGTCAAACTTGCCGACCGTCTGCATAATATGCGGACACTCGGTTCGATGCGTCCGGACAAGCGTCGCCGTATTGCAAAAGAAACCCTTGAAATCTATGCGCAAATTGCCAACCGTATAGGTTTGAATAATGCATATCAAGAGCTTCAGGATTTATCTTTCCAGAATCTCCATCCCAATCGTTATGAAACCATGAAAAAGGCGATGGATAAGAGTCGGAAAAACAGGCAGGATATTGTTGGAAAGATTTTGCGTGCGTTCAGCCAGCGTTTGGTAGGGGCGAACATAGAAGCCAAAATCAAGGGTCGGGAAAAGAACCTGTACGGCATCTATCGGAAAATGTTAGAAAAAAAACTGCATTTCTCCGAAGTTATGGATATTTACGGTTTCCGTGTCATCGTTAACAGTATTCCTGCATGTTATGCTGCGCTCGGAGCATTGCACAACCTCTATCAGCCCAAGCCCGGACGGTTTAAAGACTACATCGCCATTCCGAAAAGCAACGGTTATCAAAGCTTGCATACTACTTTGGTCGGGCCTTACGGTTTGCCGGTTGAAGTGCAGATACGTACCAGGGAAATGGATGCTGTTGCCGAAGGTGGAATCGCCGGACATTGGAGCTATAAATCAGATTCTAAGACGGTCGATCAGGCGGTGCTTCACACAAACCGGTGGCTGAAAAATATCTTAGATTTGCAGGCAAGCAGTGCCAATGCTATTGAGTTTCTTGAACATGTCAAGGTAGATTTGTTTCCAAACGAAATCTATATCCTTACGCCAAAAGGAAAAATCCTAACATTGCCCAAGGGTGCAACACCTATCGATTTTGCTTATGCGGTGCATACCGATATTGGGCACAAAACCGTTGCCGCACGTATCAACAATATCATGATGCCGTTGCGTACGAAGCTCAAAACCGGTGATTCCGTCGAAATTATTACATCCGAACATGCCAAACCAAATCCTGCATGGTTGAATTTCGCCGTGTCCGGCAGGGCGCGCAGTGCCATACGCCAATATATTAAAAACCTTAACAGGCATGATGCGATTGTTTTGGGTGAAGGCTTGTTGCAGAAAGCCCTGTCCAGTTTGTTACCCAAAGATATCTTGCTTTCAGACGGCATTAAAGAAAGATATTTGGAAGACCTTAACGATAAACAGACATCGTTTGAAGAAGTATTGTATAACGTCGGGATGGGCCATACCCTGCCCGTTTATGTTGCCATGCATATTGCTGAATTGGCAGGAAAGCATTTCGGTAGCGAGGTCAGGCTCAGTTCCATTAAAGTCGATGGGCAGGAAAGCGGACATATTCATTTTGCAGAGTGTTGCCATCCGGTTCCCGGTGATTCCATCCGTTTGTTGTTGGTTAAGGGAAAAGGCATGATTATCCATAGGGATACATGCCCAACGTTGTTAAAGTCCGATCCCGAACAGCAGCTGGATGCAGACTGGGAAAATATGAACGGACAGAACTATCGTATCGGGCTGCATGTTCAATCGGAAGACAGTCACGGATTGCTGGCATTAATGGCGCAAGCTATTTCCGATTCCGGTGCGGACATCGAGTCGGTCGAAACACCGTCTAAATCCCAGTCGGGAACGGAAGGTTTTGTCGAATTCAAATTCTTATTGAAAGTTAAAAATCTGAATCAATTGAATCAGATTATTCAAAATCTGCACAGTATCCCATATATCCGCAAAGTTATTAGAAGTTGA
- the prmB gene encoding 50S ribosomal protein L3 N(5)-glutamine methyltransferase, whose amino-acid sequence MFIQAVQELMTIRDILRFAVSRFNEEGLSFGHGSDNAHDEAAYLILHTLNLPLDVLDPYLDAKLLKAEKEKVLAVIERRAVEHIPAAYLTQQAWQGEFDFYVDERVIIPRSFIYELLGDGLRPWIEYDELVHNALDLCTGSGCLAIQMAHHYPDAHIDAVDVSLDALEVAGINVEDYGLEERIQLIHTDLFEGLEGTYDLIVSNPPYVDAESVELLPEEYLHEPELALGSGEDGLDATRQILLNAAKFLNPKGVLLVEIGHNRDVLEAAYPELPFTWLETSGGDGFVFLLTREQLLGEE is encoded by the coding sequence ATGTTTATTCAAGCGGTACAGGAATTAATGACTATCCGTGATATTTTGCGTTTTGCAGTCAGTCGTTTTAATGAAGAGGGACTTTCTTTTGGTCATGGTAGTGATAATGCTCATGATGAAGCAGCTTATTTAATTTTGCATACGTTAAATTTGCCTTTGGATGTTCTTGATCCCTATCTTGATGCAAAATTACTTAAAGCTGAAAAAGAGAAAGTGTTGGCGGTTATTGAGCGACGCGCCGTTGAACATATTCCTGCTGCTTATTTGACGCAGCAGGCATGGCAGGGAGAGTTTGATTTTTATGTGGATGAGCGCGTAATCATACCTCGTTCTTTTATTTATGAATTGTTGGGTGACGGACTTCGTCCTTGGATAGAATACGATGAGTTGGTGCATAATGCGTTGGATCTTTGTACCGGAAGCGGATGTCTCGCAATTCAGATGGCGCATCACTATCCCGATGCGCACATTGATGCGGTTGATGTGAGCTTGGATGCTTTGGAAGTAGCAGGGATTAATGTCGAAGATTATGGTTTGGAAGAACGCATCCAGCTTATTCATACGGATTTGTTTGAAGGATTGGAAGGTACTTATGATTTGATTGTTTCCAATCCTCCTTATGTTGATGCGGAATCGGTTGAGTTATTACCTGAAGAGTATTTACATGAACCGGAATTGGCATTGGGTAGTGGTGAGGACGGATTGGATGCAACCAGACAAATTCTTCTGAATGCTGCAAAGTTTCTGAATCCTAAAGGTGTATTGTTGGTAGAAATCGGGCATAACAGGGATGTATTAGAAGCAGCGTATCCGGAATTGCCTTTTACTTGGTTGGAAACCAGTGGAGGAGATGGTTTTGTTTTCCTGTTGACGCGTGAACAGTTATTGGGTGAAGAGTGA
- a CDS encoding ACT domain-containing protein, whose translation MNNSVITVIGKDRVGIVYDVSKILAENQINILNISQQLMDDFFTMIILVDTSKCTKSHQEILDLFAEESKKLALDIRMQNEEIFQAMHRI comes from the coding sequence GTGAATAATTCAGTCATCACCGTCATCGGCAAAGACCGTGTGGGCATTGTGTACGATGTTTCCAAAATTTTAGCGGAAAACCAAATCAATATTCTCAACATCAGCCAACAACTGATGGATGATTTTTTTACCATGATTATTTTGGTGGACACTTCAAAATGCACCAAATCGCATCAAGAGATCTTGGATTTGTTTGCGGAAGAGAGCAAAAAACTCGCGCTTGATATCCGTATGCAAAACGAAGAAATTTTCCAAGCCATGCACCGCATTTGA
- the gmk gene encoding guanylate kinase, whose product MTAYKKGNIFIISAASGTGKTTLVSRLLANHAGLRVSVSHTTRSPREGEANGVHYHFVSKEEFESLIAQKAFLEYADVFGNYYGTSIEGVNALAAAGYDVILEIDVQGAAQVRDALPEAVGIFILPPSFDVLAARLHGRGTDSQEVIQRRLSKARHEIEQSVLFDYVVVNDDLEKAEADLVHIVSSCRLKKSVQLGFIANLLENS is encoded by the coding sequence ATGACCGCTTATAAAAAAGGCAATATCTTTATTATCTCCGCCGCCTCCGGTACGGGGAAAACCACGCTGGTTTCTCGGCTATTGGCAAATCATGCCGGTTTGCGCGTTTCCGTGTCGCATACGACTCGGTCGCCGCGGGAAGGTGAAGCAAACGGCGTGCATTATCACTTTGTCTCCAAAGAAGAGTTTGAGTCGCTTATCGCGCAGAAGGCTTTTTTGGAGTACGCCGATGTATTCGGAAACTATTACGGTACAAGCATCGAAGGTGTGAATGCATTGGCTGCGGCAGGTTATGATGTCATTCTGGAAATCGACGTTCAGGGGGCGGCTCAGGTTCGAGATGCGCTGCCCGAAGCTGTCGGTATCTTTATCCTGCCGCCGTCTTTCGATGTGCTTGCTGCACGTCTGCACGGACGCGGGACGGATAGTCAGGAAGTTATCCAAAGGAGGCTTTCGAAAGCAAGGCATGAAATCGAACAGTCTGTATTGTTCGATTATGTCGTGGTTAATGACGACTTGGAGAAAGCGGAGGCGGATTTGGTTCATATTGTGAGTTCTTGCCGTCTGAAAAAATCCGTGCAACTGGGGTTTATTGCGAATTTGTTGGAAAATTCCTAG
- a CDS encoding Cof-type HAD-IIB family hydrolase, translated as MSPKIVFFDIDDTLYRKYTDTLRPSVKIAVEALRGKGILTALATGRSLATIPDKVKHMALATGMDALVTINGQFALLNGKAVREMPMDVGQIGRACSFLDGLGMDYAFVGGRGIAVSSLSARVCRALNRIADNFFEGRDYFLRNQVYQMLVFADCQEVTDLSEFFHQEGLKTVRWHEEAIDLLPAGASKTDGIRSVVEALGWNMADVMAFGDGLNDVEMLSEVGFGVAMGNGEQAAKEAAKYVCPGVDEDGVLRGLQDLGVI; from the coding sequence GGATACTTTGCGTCCTTCTGTGAAAATAGCGGTAGAGGCATTAAGGGGTAAGGGAATTTTGACGGCATTGGCAACGGGGCGGTCTTTGGCGACGATACCGGACAAAGTGAAACACATGGCATTGGCAACGGGAATGGATGCCTTGGTTACCATCAACGGGCAGTTTGCCTTGCTCAATGGCAAGGCTGTGCGCGAGATGCCGATGGATGTCGGGCAGATAGGCCGGGCTTGTTCTTTTTTAGATGGATTGGGGATGGATTATGCCTTCGTCGGAGGAAGGGGGATTGCCGTGTCTTCTTTGTCGGCGCGGGTATGCCGTGCGCTAAACCGTATTGCCGATAATTTTTTTGAAGGAAGGGATTATTTTTTACGCAATCAAGTTTATCAGATGCTGGTGTTTGCAGATTGTCAGGAGGTGACTGATTTATCGGAATTTTTCCATCAGGAAGGGCTAAAAACGGTGCGTTGGCACGAGGAAGCTATCGATCTGCTGCCGGCCGGTGCGTCGAAAACGGACGGCATCAGAAGCGTGGTTGAGGCATTGGGATGGAATATGGCGGACGTGATGGCGTTCGGCGATGGTTTGAACGATGTGGAAATGCTGTCAGAAGTCGGGTTCGGCGTGGCAATGGGTAACGGGGAACAGGCAGCGAAAGAAGCGGCGAAATATGTTTGCCCCGGCGTTGATGAAGACGGTGTGTTGAGGGGCTTGCAAGATTTGGGTGTGATTTGA
- the coaBC gene encoding bifunctional phosphopantothenoylcysteine decarboxylase/phosphopantothenate--cysteine ligase CoaBC, translated as MGKHILLGITGSIAAYKACELVRLLKKQGHSITVVMSRSATEFVSPLTFQALSGNPVLTDTHGDNGSNGMEHINLTRNADVFLIAPASMNTVAKICNGLADNLLTNLAAARKCPLAIAPAMNVEMWLNPANRRNIAQLVSDGITVYMPGSGEQACGENGMGRMPEPAELLDLLPDLWTPKILKDKKILITAGATFESIDPVRGITNISSGKMGVALARACRAAGAEVSLIYGQLQTELPFGISNTVQTVSAEDMHRAVHRLIEKQDAFISVAAVSDYRVKNRSTQKFKKDKNANPLSIELDENPDILASIASLPNPPFCIGFAAETENVLAYAREKRIKKKIPMIVANDVSIAMGKSTNRITIIGDDGELSFPETSKDEAAMWIVERLAVYLDK; from the coding sequence ATGGGTAAACATATTCTTTTAGGCATAACGGGCAGTATTGCAGCTTATAAAGCTTGCGAACTGGTACGCTTACTGAAAAAACAGGGGCACTCCATTACGGTGGTCATGAGCCGCTCAGCAACCGAGTTTGTCTCTCCTTTAACTTTTCAGGCTTTAAGCGGAAATCCTGTGCTAACCGACACGCACGGTGACAACGGTTCAAACGGTATGGAACATATCAACTTAACCCGGAATGCGGATGTTTTTCTGATTGCGCCGGCAAGTATGAATACCGTGGCAAAAATCTGTAACGGCTTGGCAGATAACCTACTGACCAATCTGGCAGCCGCACGGAAATGTCCTCTTGCCATCGCTCCCGCCATGAATGTGGAAATGTGGCTCAACCCTGCCAACCGACGGAATATCGCACAACTAGTTTCAGACGGCATTACTGTCTATATGCCAGGCTCGGGCGAACAGGCTTGCGGAGAAAATGGTATGGGAAGGATGCCGGAGCCCGCAGAATTGCTGGACCTGCTTCCAGATTTATGGACACCGAAAATTTTAAAGGACAAGAAAATCTTGATTACCGCAGGCGCGACATTTGAATCCATTGACCCTGTCAGGGGCATCACAAATATTTCCAGCGGGAAAATGGGCGTGGCTTTAGCGCGGGCGTGCCGTGCCGCCGGTGCGGAAGTCAGCCTGATTTACGGGCAACTTCAAACCGAACTGCCTTTCGGTATATCCAATACGGTTCAAACCGTCAGCGCTGAAGATATGCATCGCGCAGTGCATCGTTTGATTGAAAAACAAGATGCTTTTATTTCTGTTGCCGCCGTCTCAGACTATAGGGTTAAAAACAGGAGTACTCAAAAATTCAAAAAAGATAAAAATGCCAATCCGTTATCTATCGAATTGGATGAAAACCCTGATATTTTGGCGTCCATTGCCTCATTACCGAACCCTCCTTTCTGTATCGGTTTTGCCGCTGAAACGGAGAATGTATTGGCATATGCGCGAGAAAAACGTATTAAGAAAAAAATACCGATGATAGTTGCCAATGATGTTTCAATCGCGATGGGCAAATCGACCAACCGGATTACCATTATCGGGGACGACGGGGAACTGTCTTTTCCCGAAACAAGTAAAGATGAAGCGGCAATGTGGATTGTTGAAAGGCTTGCCGTATATTTAGACAAATAA
- a CDS encoding winged helix-turn-helix transcriptional regulator — translation MKELDKIDFRILKILQKNARIPMTELAEKVGLSTTPVTERVRRLEREHYITGYHAHLNPHLLGKPLLVFVELKLQSKSGNIFEDFKKEVLKIPQIMECHLVSGEYDYLIKVRLHDMSAYRDMLGNILLQLPAASESRSYVVMEEVKENTVLDLD, via the coding sequence ATGAAAGAGTTAGATAAGATTGATTTCCGTATCCTCAAGATCCTGCAGAAAAACGCCCGTATTCCCATGACGGAGCTTGCCGAGAAAGTAGGATTGTCCACTACTCCGGTTACCGAACGGGTACGCCGTTTGGAGCGGGAGCATTATATTACGGGTTATCATGCACATCTCAATCCTCATTTATTGGGCAAACCGTTGTTGGTTTTCGTCGAATTGAAATTACAATCCAAGTCGGGCAACATCTTTGAAGACTTTAAAAAGGAAGTATTGAAAATACCGCAGATTATGGAGTGCCATCTGGTATCGGGGGAGTATGATTATCTGATTAAAGTCCGCTTACACGATATGTCGGCTTACCGCGATATGCTCGGCAATATTTTGTTACAACTTCCTGCAGCATCTGAGAGCAGGAGTTATGTCGTGATGGAAGAAGTCAAAGAAAATACGGTGTTGGATTTGGATTGA
- the rpoZ gene encoding DNA-directed RNA polymerase subunit omega: MARITTEDCTGKISNHFDLTLVAARRARQLENGNTPLVDDVRNNKPTVTALREIAAGHVGMELLTCSK, encoded by the coding sequence ATGGCACGTATTACCACAGAAGACTGTACCGGAAAAATTTCAAACCATTTTGACCTGACATTGGTAGCGGCCCGTCGGGCCCGCCAGCTTGAAAATGGCAATACGCCGCTTGTGGACGATGTCCGCAATAACAAACCGACCGTTACTGCCTTGCGGGAAATTGCTGCAGGACATGTCGGCATGGAACTGCTGACGTGCAGTAAATAA
- a CDS encoding adenine phosphoribosyltransferase, with the protein MLFHPEAMSVGALADKIRKIENWPQEGILFHDITPVLQSAEHFRLLVDLLVYRYMGQKIDMVAGLDARGFIIGAALAYQLNVGFVPIRKKGKLPFETVSQSYALEYGEATVEIHTDAVKPGSRVLLVDDLVATGGTMLAGLELIRKLGGEIVEAAAILEFTDLQGGKNIRASGAPLFTLLQNEGCMKG; encoded by the coding sequence ATGCTGTTTCACCCCGAAGCCATGAGTGTCGGCGCGCTTGCCGACAAAATCCGCAAAATTGAAAACTGGCCGCAAGAAGGCATCTTATTCCACGACATCACACCTGTCCTGCAAAGTGCGGAACACTTCCGCCTTTTAGTCGACCTGCTGGTTTACCGCTATATGGGTCAAAAAATCGATATGGTTGCTGGCTTGGATGCACGCGGATTTATTATCGGCGCGGCACTCGCCTATCAGCTCAATGTCGGTTTCGTACCTATCCGGAAAAAAGGCAAGCTACCTTTTGAAACCGTATCGCAAAGTTATGCGCTCGAATACGGGGAGGCGACAGTGGAAATTCACACCGATGCCGTCAAACCCGGTTCCCGTGTCCTGCTGGTCGATGATTTAGTTGCGACAGGCGGCACAATGCTTGCCGGACTGGAGCTGATCCGCAAACTCGGCGGAGAAATTGTCGAAGCTGCCGCCATTTTGGAATTTACCGACCTTCAAGGCGGCAAGAATATCCGTGCAAGCGGCGCGCCCTTATTTACCCTGCTTCAAAACGAAGGCTGCATGAAGGGCTGA
- a CDS encoding toxin-antitoxin system YwqK family antitoxin, producing MKTLYRIVFSIVLLSFSATLSAQTYSVYFNQHGKLTATMSSAAYIRQYSVVSGIAHAQDFYYPSMKKYSEPYIVASTQIKSFVPNLQNGMLILWHFNGQRKMTGSFSKGKPDGEWVNWYPNGKKSAVMPYKNGLSEGTGYRYYRNGSKESEIQFKQNKANGIWKQWYADGNIKTEMVMVNDEPAKILTWDESGRLLSELSIHHHKRNGVVLEWYEDGSKKSEAVYQDDKLVRKTQWDKDGYLIEP from the coding sequence ATGAAAACGTTATATCGGATTGTATTTTCAATTGTACTTTTGAGTTTTTCGGCTACGTTGTCGGCGCAGACTTATTCAGTTTATTTTAATCAGCATGGGAAACTGACGGCAACGATGTCATCTGCGGCTTATATTAGGCAATATAGTGTGGTATCTGGTATTGCTCATGCTCAGGATTTTTATTATCCGTCGATGAAGAAATATTCCGAACCTTATATTGTTGCTTCAACGCAAATCAAATCTTTTGTACCTAACCTGCAAAATGGCATGTTGATTTTGTGGCATTTTAATGGTCAAAGAAAGATGACGGGAAGTTTCAGTAAGGGTAAACCGGATGGTGAATGGGTCAACTGGTATCCGAACGGTAAAAAATCTGCAGTTATGCCTTATAAAAATGGCTTGAGTGAGGGTACGGGATACCGCTATTACCGTAATGGCAGCAAGGAAAGCGAAATCCAGTTTAAACAAAATAAGGCAAACGGCATATGGAAACAATGGTATGCTGATGGCAATATCAAGACGGAAATGGTCATGGTCAATGATGAGCCAGCCAAGATTCTGACATGGGATGAAAGCGGCCGATTACTCTCGGAACTGTCTATCCATCATCATAAACGTAATGGAGTAGTCTTAGAGTGGTATGAAGATGGTTCTAAAAAGAGTGAAGCTGTTTATCAGGATGATAAGTTGGTTAGGAAAACCCAGTGGGATAAGGATGGTTATTTAATCGAACCCTAA
- a CDS encoding PFL family protein, translating to MSIQSGEILETVKMVADQHFDVRTITIGIDLHDCISTDIDVLNQNIYNKITTVGKDLVATAKHLSAKYGVPIVNQRISVTPIAQIAAATKADSYVSVAQTLDKAAKAIGVSFIGGFSALVQKGMSPSDEVLIRSIPEAMKTTDIVCSSINIGSTRAGINMDAVKLAGETIKHTAEITPEGFGCAKIVVFCNAVEDNPFMAGAFHGAGEADAVINVGVSGPGVVKAALENSDAVSLTEVAEVVKKTAFKITRVGELIGREASKILGIPFGILDLSLAPTPAVGDSVARILEEMGLSVCGTHGTTAALALLNDAVKKGGMMASSAVGGLSGAFIPVSEDEGMIAAAEAGVLTLDKLEAMTAVCSVGLDMIAVPGDTPAHTISGIIADEAAIGMINSKTTAVRIIPVTGKTVGDSVEFGGLLGYAPVMPVKEGSCEVFVNRGGRIPAPVQSMKN from the coding sequence ATGAGTATTCAATCCGGCGAGATTTTAGAAACTGTCAAAATGGTTGCTGACCAGCATTTCGACGTCCGCACCATTACCATAGGTATTGATTTGCACGACTGTATCAGCACCGACATCGATGTACTGAACCAAAACATTTACAACAAAATTACCACTGTCGGCAAAGATTTGGTCGCTACGGCGAAACATCTCTCCGCCAAATACGGCGTGCCGATTGTGAATCAGCGCATTTCCGTCACGCCGATTGCCCAAATCGCGGCGGCAACCAAAGCCGATTCTTACGTCAGCGTGGCGCAGACTTTGGACAAGGCAGCCAAAGCCATCGGTGTGTCTTTTATCGGCGGCTTTTCCGCGCTGGTGCAAAAAGGCATGTCGCCTTCGGATGAGGTGTTAATCCGCTCCATTCCCGAAGCAATGAAGACTACCGACATCGTGTGCAGCTCCATCAATATCGGCAGCACGCGCGCCGGTATCAATATGGATGCAGTCAAGCTGGCAGGCGAAACCATCAAACACACGGCCGAAATCACGCCCGAAGGTTTCGGCTGCGCCAAAATCGTCGTGTTCTGCAACGCGGTGGAAGACAACCCGTTTATGGCGGGTGCGTTTCACGGTGCTGGTGAAGCGGACGCCGTTATCAACGTCGGCGTATCGGGACCGGGCGTGGTCAAAGCCGCGCTGGAAAATTCGGACGCGGTCAGCCTGACCGAAGTCGCCGAAGTTGTGAAGAAAACTGCCTTCAAAATCACCCGCGTGGGCGAACTCATCGGCCGCGAAGCCTCGAAAATACTGGGCATCCCGTTCGGCATTCTTGATTTGTCGCTGGCACCGACCCCTGCCGTCGGCGACTCGGTGGCGCGCATCCTTGAAGAAATGGGCTTGAGCGTCTGCGGTACGCACGGCACGACGGCTGCTTTGGCATTGCTGAACGATGCCGTGAAAAAAGGTGGCATGATGGCTTCCAGCGCGGTCGGGGGTTTGAGCGGCGCGTTTATCCCCGTTTCTGAAGACGAAGGCATGATTGCTGCCGCCGAAGCAGGCGTGCTGACGCTGGACAAACTCGAAGCGATGACCGCTGTCTGCTCGGTCGGTTTGGATATGATCGCCGTCCCTGGCGACACGCCTGCGCACACCATTTCCGGCATCATCGCCGACGAAGCTGCCATCGGCATGATCAACAGCAAAACTACTGCCGTGCGCATTATTCCGGTAACGGGCAAAACCGTCGGCGACAGCGTCGAGTTCGGCGGTTTGTTGGGCTATGCGCCTGTGATGCCGGTTAAAGAAGGTTCGTGCGAAGTGTTCGTCAACCGCGGCGGCAGGATTCCTGCACCGGTTCAATCGATGAAAAACTGA
- the alr gene encoding alanine racemase — MRPLNVQIRLGNLRHNYQILKEMHGGKLLAVVKADAYGHGAVRCAFALADLADGFAVATIDEGVKLRESGITNPIVLLEGVFEASEYEAVEQYSLWPAVGNQWQLEALLSRHWKKPVKVWLKMDSGMHRTGFFPHDYASAYAALKQSEYVDSIVKFSHFSCADEPESGMTEIQMEAFDLGTKGLEGEESLANSAAILNIPEARRDWGRAGLALYGISPFGGNDDRLKPVMRLSTRVFGERVLQPHSPIGYGATFYTSKSTRVGLIACGYADGYPRRAPTNSPVAVDGKLTRIIGRVSMDMMTIELDASQEGLGHEVELWGDTVNINTVAEAAGTIPYELMCNIKRAKFTYIE; from the coding sequence ATGCGCCCTTTGAACGTGCAGATCAGGTTGGGCAACCTTAGGCACAATTATCAGATTTTAAAGGAAATGCACGGAGGCAAACTGTTGGCGGTAGTGAAGGCCGACGCATACGGACACGGTGCGGTCAGATGTGCTTTCGCGCTGGCAGACTTGGCAGATGGTTTCGCAGTGGCCACAATCGATGAGGGAGTCAAGCTGCGGGAGAGTGGCATTACCAATCCGATTGTCCTTTTAGAAGGCGTATTTGAAGCATCAGAGTACGAAGCGGTCGAACAATACTCGCTCTGGCCGGCAGTCGGAAACCAATGGCAGCTTGAGGCTTTGCTTTCCCGGCATTGGAAAAAACCGGTCAAGGTCTGGTTGAAAATGGATTCGGGGATGCACCGTACCGGATTTTTCCCTCATGATTACGCTTCGGCATATGCAGCCTTGAAACAGTCGGAATATGTGGACAGTATTGTCAAGTTCTCGCATTTCTCCTGCGCGGACGAACCCGAAAGCGGCATGACGGAAATACAGATGGAAGCATTCGATTTGGGTACAAAAGGGCTGGAAGGCGAAGAAAGCCTTGCCAATTCGGCGGCTATTTTGAATATCCCCGAAGCACGCAGGGATTGGGGGCGCGCGGGCTTGGCGTTATACGGCATTTCCCCGTTCGGAGGCAACGATGACAGGCTGAAACCCGTGATGAGGCTTTCCACCCGTGTTTTCGGCGAACGCGTTTTACAGCCGCACTCCCCTATCGGTTATGGCGCAACATTTTATACCAGTAAATCTACGCGCGTCGGCCTGATTGCCTGCGGTTATGCGGACGGTTATCCGCGCCGTGCTCCAACCAACTCCCCCGTAGCCGTCGACGGTAAATTGACCCGGATCATCGGCAGAGTCTCTATGGATATGATGACCATCGAGCTGGATGCTTCGCAAGAAGGTTTGGGTCATGAAGTCGAACTGTGGGGCGATACGGTCAATATCAATACCGTTGCCGAAGCAGCCGGAACCATTCCTTACGAATTAATGTGCAATATAAAACGTGCAAAATTCACTTATATTGAATAA